A single genomic interval of Cucumis sativus cultivar 9930 chromosome 7, Cucumber_9930_V3, whole genome shotgun sequence harbors:
- the LOC101205409 gene encoding probable DNA replication complex GINS protein PSF1 → MYGRKACQLVKELASGEKGQLTHFNSDLFEQVISECQQHHLELQSLIRKVQEEGLDLQTTKNEDHFGALIHHLALVRNKRCLMAYVHNRAEIIRSLMWKVVGSMIPPEIQEKLSNSEEEYFKKHSARLKEYMSKLELDLTVDMVPPKDPYIQVRVLDDIGEGIVLSDDKTANFALHSIHFLKRTDAEQYISRGLMEELTG, encoded by the exons atgtaTGGAAGAAAAGCATGCCAATTGGTGAAAGAGTTAGCAAGCGGCGAGAAAGGACAGCTAACACACTTCAAT AGCGACCTATTTGAACAGGTTATTTCAGAATGCCAGCAGCATCATCTTGAGCTTCAGTCCTTGATTAG GAAAGTACAGGAAGAAGGATTAGATCTTCAGACAACTAAGAATGAAGACCATTTTGGCGCGCTCATTCATCACCTTGCATTAGTTCGCAACAAACGTTGCCTTATGGCTTATGT GCATAATCGAGCTGAGATTATAAGAAGTTTGATGTGGAAGGTAGTAGGTTCTATGATTCCACCGGAAATACAAGAGAAGCTCAGCAACTCAGAGGAAGAGTATTTCAAGAAGCATTCTGCCCGTCTTAAAGAATATATGTCAAAACTGGAGTTGGATTTGACTGTG GATATGGTGCCACCTAAGGATCCTTATATCCAAGTGAGAGTGCTCGACGATATCGGTGAAGGAATCGTTTTGAGTGATGATAAAACAGCAAACTTTGCACTTCATTCcatacattttcttaaaagaactGATGCTGAACAATACATCTCACGG GGATTGATGGAGGAGCTTACAGGCTGA
- the LOC101222216 gene encoding uncharacterized protein LOC101222216, translating into MGSSKRWATTISTTASSLYFLIILFQIPLFRVRCRGALCTTPLELTCSQLLASEVFRASIVKGVLYPGAIAKAIFNNKPIPPFKSLPKLYKFIHTPSPLSSDLHRLEVIAGSYLAVGGGMMGMVRAGGGRMSLFGCLITIWGIVWRKSSYLNPNKEKEISQIYPTMFLVLLLAFLSVRKDVRRIVRTLKPQYNPFSSSNKPKRK; encoded by the exons ATGGGCTCTTCCAAAAGATGGGCAACCACCATTTCTACCACTGCctcttctttatattttctcaTCATTCTCTTCCAAATTCCTCTTTTCAG AGTGAGATGCAGAGGGGCATTATGCACAACGCCACTGGAATTGACATGTTCTCAGTTGTTAGCAAGCGAGGTGTTTCGTGCATCTATTGTCAAAGGTGTTTTATATCCTGGAGCCATTGCAAAAGCTATCTTTAACAACAAACCCATTCCACCATTTAAAAGCTTGCCAAAGCTATACAAGTTTATCCATACACCTTCTCCTCTCTCATCGGATCTCCATCGCCTAGAG GTTATTGCAGGAAGTTATTTGGCAGTAGGAGGAGGTATGATGGGAATGGTTAGAGCAGGGGGAGGGAGAATGAGTCTATTTGGTTGCCTTATTACAATATGGGGCATTGTTTGGAGGAAGTCTTCATATTTAAATCCCAataaggaaaaggaaataagcCAAATCTATCCAACCATGTTTCTTGTTCTACTTTTGGCTTTCTTGTCTGTTAGGAAGGATGTCAGGAGAATAGTACGTACCCTCAAACCTCAATACAATCCTTTCTCTTCGTCCAACAAACCCAAACGCAAATGA
- the LOC101205166 gene encoding zinc finger CCCH domain-containing protein 39 isoform X1, with product MSAPNRFVPEARGNWPLLPPPYPDPRNQSFYRPTMSGVVSSWRMPSNFGIPPWNNWNIGYEHEFGRSYTPGFNDTRRMLPSGPGIEFREGQLSERWNVDNSNEMKVCRLFQRRKKCAYGDQCRFLHEIPDKTRDSGSSSQNYEVSTVAFGHVMDRGSGFDQLEEVRSKVQTKVVVRGEIPKPLIAKSRPCYPWQTTGRCPYGAGCRFAHGEAELQKLEPCNASQRGSVGGVSGTATTTAAVEAGLRSSREIGTDCKNKGPRINQFFESKESKKLIGIYADWLED from the exons ATGAGTGCGCCTAATCGGTTTGTCCCTGAGGCTCGTGGCAATTGGCCGCTATTGCCTCCTCCTTATCCTGATCCAAGAAACCAATCGTTCTATCGGCCTACGATGTCTGGAGTTGTTAGTAGTTGGAGAATGCCTTCAAATTTTGGGATTCCACCATGGAACAATTGGAACATCGGGTATGAACATGAGTTTGGGCGTTCATATACACCTGGTTTTAATGATACTCGCAGAATGTTACCTTCCGGACCAGGAATCGAATTCCGTGAAGGTCAATTATCAGAGCGTTGGAATGTTGATAACTCGAATGAAATGAAAGTATGCAGACTGTTCCAACGCCGGAAGAAATGTGCATATGGGGATCAGTGTCgttttcttcatgaaattCCTGACAAAACTAGGGATTCTGGCTCCTCCAGCCAAAATTATGAGGTTAGTACAGTAGCTTTTGGTCATGTTATGGATCGAGGAAGTGGGTTTGATCAATTGGAAGAAGTCCGATCAAAAGTACAAACGAAGGTGGTTGTCCGTGGTGAGATTCCAAAGCCTTTAATTGCCAAATCAAGGCCCTGTTACCCCTGGCAGACCACTGGTCGCTGCCCATATGGGGCCGGTTGTCGCTTTGCCCATGGGGAAGCAG AACTACAGAAGCTCGAGCCTTGCAATGCATCACAACGTGGGAGCGTAGGTGGTGTCTCTGGGACTGCAACAACTACTGCTGCTGTCGAAGCTGGATTAAGGAGCAGCAGAGAAATTGGAACCGATTGTAAGAATAAAGGGCCAAGAATTAACCAATTCTTTGAATCAAAGGAGTCTAAGAAGTTGATTGGCATTTATGCCGACTGGCTTGAAGATTGA
- the LOC101205166 gene encoding uncharacterized protein LOC101205166 isoform X2 produces MSAPNRFVPEARGNWPLLPPPYPDPRNQSFYRPTMSGVVSSWRMPSNFGIPPWNNWNIGYEHEFGRSYTPGFNDTRRMLPSGPGIEFREGQLSERWNVDNSNEMKVCRLFQRRKKCAYGDQCRFLHEIPDKTRDSGSSSQNYEVSTVAFGHVMDRGSGFDQLEEVRSKVQTKVVVRGEIPKPLIAKSRPCYPWQTTGRCPYGAGCRFAHGEAENRTTEARALQCITTWERRWCLWDCNNYCCCRSWIKEQQRNWNRL; encoded by the exons ATGAGTGCGCCTAATCGGTTTGTCCCTGAGGCTCGTGGCAATTGGCCGCTATTGCCTCCTCCTTATCCTGATCCAAGAAACCAATCGTTCTATCGGCCTACGATGTCTGGAGTTGTTAGTAGTTGGAGAATGCCTTCAAATTTTGGGATTCCACCATGGAACAATTGGAACATCGGGTATGAACATGAGTTTGGGCGTTCATATACACCTGGTTTTAATGATACTCGCAGAATGTTACCTTCCGGACCAGGAATCGAATTCCGTGAAGGTCAATTATCAGAGCGTTGGAATGTTGATAACTCGAATGAAATGAAAGTATGCAGACTGTTCCAACGCCGGAAGAAATGTGCATATGGGGATCAGTGTCgttttcttcatgaaattCCTGACAAAACTAGGGATTCTGGCTCCTCCAGCCAAAATTATGAGGTTAGTACAGTAGCTTTTGGTCATGTTATGGATCGAGGAAGTGGGTTTGATCAATTGGAAGAAGTCCGATCAAAAGTACAAACGAAGGTGGTTGTCCGTGGTGAGATTCCAAAGCCTTTAATTGCCAAATCAAGGCCCTGTTACCCCTGGCAGACCACTGGTCGCTGCCCATATGGGGCCGGTTGTCGCTTTGCCCATGGGGAAGCAG AAAATAGAACTACAGAAGCTCGAGCCTTGCAATGCATCACAACGTGGGAGCGTAGGTGGTGTCTCTGGGACTGCAACAACTACTGCTGCTGTCGAAGCTGGATTAAGGAGCAGCAGAGAAATTGGAACCGATTGTAA
- the LOC101204920 gene encoding uncharacterized protein LOC101204920, producing MAFCSLRAADIKFSKLDIRRGRVSTLQPCSLRNWIGRTPHQYSSLVISHSSQKALHACSGASPKAQTVIKSETGSEEIKPSSLGSQLIPNFHEVETLLTNVCDTSSIAEFELKLSGFNLRMVRSLKSKNLPLPPVPAPAPDIQNTSSIPSDSNGLVKTTSLALVKPEPVSSSPRGISRYVEKARDGGVTILSSPNVGVFRRSRTIKGKRAPPSCAEDQVVREGQVLCYIEQLGGQIPVKSDTPGEILKILRKDGEPVGYGDALIAVLPSFPGIKKLR from the exons ATGGCCTTCT GCAGCTTGAGAGCTGCAGATATTAAGTTCTCAAAGTTGGATATTAGAAGGGGAAGAGTCTCTACTTTACAACCTTGTAGCTTAAGAAATTGGATAGGAAGGACACCACATCAATATTCGAGTTTGGTAATATCACATTCGTCTCAGAAAGCTTTGCATGCATGTTCTGGTGCATCGCCCAAGGCCCAGA CCGTAATCAAATCAGAAACAGGTTCTGAAGAAATAAAACCTTCCAGTTTGGGCAGCCAACTTATCCCAAATTTTCATGAG GTGGAAACCCTACTTACGAACGTATGTGATACATCTTCGATTGCAgagtttgaattgaaa CTCAGCGGATTCAACTTGCGGATGGTGAGGAGcttaaaaagcaaaaatttACCTCTTCCCCCTGTTCCAGCTCCAGCTCCTGATATTCAAAATACAAGCTCTATACCATCAGATTCAAATGGATTGGTTAAAACAACATCGTTGGCTTTAGTCAAACCAGAAcctgtttcttcttctccacgGGGGATCTCCAGATATGTAGAGAAAGCTAGAGATGGAGGCGTAACAATACTTTCATCTCCTAAT GTTGGGGTTTTCAGAAGGTCTCGAACCATAAAAGGCAAGCGTGCACCACCATCTTGTGCAGAG GACCAGGTAGTAAGGGAAGGTCAAGTTCTTTGTTACATTGAACAGTTAGGTGGCCAGATCCCTGTCAAG TCTGACACACCTGGAGAAATCTTGAAGATACTACGCAAGGACGGTG AGCCTGTTGGATATGGTGATGCTCTTATTGCTGTTCTGCCTTCATTTCCTGGAATAAAGAAGCTTCGGTAG
- the LOC105436198 gene encoding zinc finger Ran-binding domain-containing protein 2-like yields the protein MNRPGDWNCRSCQHLNFQRRDCCQRCGEFKLGGGPELGVFSSRSGRSSYGGGVSYSPGSDVRPGDWYCGVGNCGTHNFANRSTCFKCGAFKDESAASATAAGGGGFDFDATCRAFRSFGFGSSNATSRGASSPWLSGDWICSRSGCNVHNFASRMECFRCNAPRDSF from the exons ATGAACAGGCCGGGGGATTGGAACTGCAGATCATGCCAGCACCTGAACTTCCAACGGCGGGACTGCTGTCAACGGTGTGGGGAATTCAAATTAGGAGGGGGACCTGAATTAGGGGTGTTTTCCAGCAGATCGGGAAGGTCGTCCTACGGCGGAGGAGTTTCTTATTCGCCGGGATCTGACGTCCGCCCCGGTGACTGGTACTGCGGAGTGGGCAACTGTGGGACACATAACTTTGCCAACCGGTCCACCTGTTTCAAATGCGGTGCGTTTAAGGACGAGTCAGCTGCATCCGCGACTGCGGCGGGAGGAGGtgggtttgattttgatgCGACGTGTCGCGCATTCAGAAGCTTTGGATTTGGAAGTAGTAATGCCACGTCACGTGGTGCCTCCTCTCCTTGGTTGTCTGGTGATTGGATTTGTTCCAG GTCTGGATGCAACGTACATAACTTTGCAAGTAGAATGGAATGTTTTAGATGCAACGCTCCAAGAGATTCATTTTAA
- the LOC101221976 gene encoding late embryogenesis abundant protein 2, which translates to MASHQDLSHKADEIVGQAQVKRDEMMNQPTTQDQSSAAQTATDLKDQAASFLQQTGEQVKNMAQGAAEAVKNTLGMNTDNTSNTNTHNPANNSANNPTNNPANNPTSNPTSNPTSNPSTRI; encoded by the exons ATGGCAAGCCATCAGGATCTTAGCCACAAGGCTGATGAGATTGTTGGCCAGGCTCAGGTTAAGAGAGATGAGATGATGAACCAACCCACTACTCAGGACCAATCATCTGCTGCCCAAACTGCGACTGACCTCAAGGATCAAGCCGCAAGTTTCCTTCAACag ACTGGAGAGCAAGTGAAGAACATGGCACAAGGAGCCGCTGAGGCAGTGAAGAACACACTTGGGATGAACACTGATAACACTTCAAACACCAACACCCACAATCCAGCCAACAATTCAGCCAACAATCCTACCAACAATCCAGCCAACAACCCTACCAGCAATCCAACCAGCAATCCTACCAGCAATCCATCCActagaatttaa
- the LOC101204190 gene encoding late embryogenesis abundant protein D-7, with translation MASHNQSYRAGETKGRAEEKTNQAMGAMGEKAREAKEKTYETGRAAREKAHGAADSTKEWASDAAQTGREKAQAGKETTGGILEQTGEKVKSMAQGAAEAVKSTFGMAQHDEDVDKSSNATTNRRV, from the exons ATGGCATCTCACAATCAGAGCTATAGAGCTGGTGAAACCAAGGGACGAGCTGAG gagAAAACCAATCAAGCGATGGGTGCAATGGGGGAGAAGGCCCGAGAAGCAAAGGAGAAAACATACGAGACAGGGCGGGCCGCAAGGGAGAAGGCCCATGGAGCAGCGGACTCAACAAAAGAATGGGCCTCAGATGCGGCCCAAACCGGGCGTGAGAAGGCCCAAGCGGGAAAAGAAACGACGGGAGGGATTCTGGAGCAGACAGGAGAGAAAGTGAAGAGCATGGCACAAGGAGCAGCGGAAGCAGTTAAAAGCACTTTTGGTATGGCTCAGCATGATGAGGATGTGGACAAAAGCTCTAACGCCACCACTAATCGTAGGGTTTAA
- the LOC101221748 gene encoding WD repeat-containing protein 43 isoform X1 — MKMEILKSLPIAAFTPDGDYLAIVSSNGTLKIWSTRDGSLLAEWKDLDGKNDFGYSCMACCFLGKKRKSSYCVVAIGTNSGDVLAVNASNGEKKWVSAGCHPGGVIGLSFANKGCRLRTVGSNGMASEMDTETGNIIKEFKASKKSISSSAFSLDERYLVVAGKKLKILSTDDGDELIVHPDKLGPVKLVSVSDDAKTIITSELGAKHLQVWWCNISAGKFSRGPILSMKHPPFVSECRNVSNQEDSVVVLSVSVSGAAYLWKLKVLSEDEVTPTKVSVKANDNQSAEENHGSAKKNRASVLASRIHGIGDNEVSVLVTHGSVDLPQHTLLDIGYTVKEDANTAHENKTLQQNDCVSEQGPHEIEQVITPKSKKSKKKRAASELDSLTAGDVSDVADTISGNVGNGDTSDVLFNDDLNEPSMGEKLASLNLADQNKDGGREQEDPSVPVIPPSADSVQVLLKQALHADDRALLLECLYTKDVKVISKSIAQLNSSDVLTLLHALISFIQSRGAILVCALPWLRCLILQHASKIMSQESSLLALNSLYQLIESRTSTFQSALLLSSSLDFLYTEVLDKEENDNDTIVPIIYEEEDSDENETGDEMETNEDDERDEVEAFDDLSAGEVDDDMSE; from the exons ATGAAGATGGAAATTCTTAAATCGCTGCCTATCGCAGCTTTCACTCCCGACGGTGATTATCTAGCCATCGTCTCCTCAAATGGAACTCTTAAG ATTTGGAGTACTCGTGATGGGAGTTTACTGGCAGAGTGGAAGGACCTAGatggaaaaaatgattttggttATTCCTGTATGGCATGCTGTTTTCTAGGGAAAAAG CGTAAAAGCAGTTATTGTGTAGTTGCTATTGGTACCAATAGTGGGGATGTGCTGGCTGTGAATGCTTCAAATGGAGAGAAGAAGTGGGTCTCTGCAGGCTGCCATCCTGG TGGAGTTATTGGCCTTTCTTTTGCGAACAAAGGCTGTAGACTGCGTACAGTTGGAAGTAATGGAATGGCCTCTGAGATGGACACTGAAACCGGAAACATTATCAAGGAGTTCAAAGcttcaaaaaaatcaatatcttCTTCAGCCTTTTCACTTG ATGAGAGGTACTTAGTTGTAGCTggtaaaaagttgaaaattttaagcaCAGATGACGGGGATGAGCTTATTGTGCACCCTGATAAATTG GGTCCTGTGAAGCTTGTTTCTGTATCTGATGATgctaaaacaataattacgTCAGAACTTGGAGCCAAACATCTTCAAGTGTGGTGGTGTAATATAAGTGCGGGAAAATTTAGTAGAGGTCCTATTCTGTCCATGAAGCATCCTCCATTTGTCTCTGAATGCAGAAATGTTAGCAATCAAGAAGACAGCGTAGTTGTCTTGTCAGTATCGGTATCAGGTGCAGCTTATTTATGGAAATTAAAGGTACTATCTGAGGACGAGGTTACTCCAACTAAAGTCTCTGTAAAAGCCAATGACAACCAATCAGCTGAGGAAAACCATGGCAGTGCTAAGAAGAATCGAGCTTCTGTCCTTGCTTCCAGAATACATGGTATAGGAGACAATGAAGTATCAGTTCTTGTTACTCATGGCTCCGTGGACCTACCACAGCATACTCTTTTGGATATTGGTTATACCGTGAAGGAAGATGCAAATACTGCACATGAGAATAAAACACTCCAACAAAATGATTGTGTTTCTGAACAAG GTCCTCATGAGATCGAACAAGTGATTACGCCTAAAAgcaagaaaagcaaaaagaaaagagcaGCGTCTGAACTTGATAGTCTGACAGCTGGAGATGTCAGTGATGTTG CTGACACGATATCTGGTAATGTAGGCAATGGAGATACTTCTGATGTTCTATTTAATGATGATTTAAATGAGCCATCCATGGGAGAGAAACTTGCGAGTTTGAATTTGGCGGACCAGAACAAGGATGGAGGTCGTGAACAAGAAGATCCTTCCGTCCCTGTAATACCACCAAGTGCAGACTCTGTTCAGGTTTTGCTTAAGCAGGCGCTACATGCAGATGATCGTGCCCTTTTGCTAGAATGCTTATATACCAAGGATGTTAAG gttatttcaaaatcaatagcACAATTAAACTCATCTGATGTTCTCACGCTTTTGCACGCTCTAATATCCTTTATCCAGTCAAG AGGGGCAATTCTTGTATGCGCCCTCCCTTGGCTGAGATGCTTAATTCTCCAACATGCTAGCAAAATCATGTCCCAAGAATCTTCTCTTCTCGCCTTGAACTCTCTATATCAG CTTATTGAATCTAGAACTTCAACTTTCCAATCCGCTCTACTGCTATCAAGTAGCTTAGACTTCCTCTACACAGAG GTCCTTGACAAGGAGGAGAATGATAATGATACCATTGTACCGATTATTTACGAGGAAGAAGATAGTGACGAAAATGAAACGGGCGATGAAATGGAAACcaatgaagatgatgaaaggGATGAAGTAGAAGCCTTTGACGATCTTAGTGCTGGTGAAGTCGATGACGACATGAgtgaatga
- the LOC101221748 gene encoding WD repeat-containing protein 43 isoform X2, producing the protein MKMEILKSLPIAAFTPDGDYLAIVSSNGTLKIWSTRDGSLLAEWKDLDGKNDFGYSCMACCFLGKKRKSSYCVVAIGTNSGDVLAVNASNGEKKWVSAGCHPGGVIGLSFANKGCRLRTVGSNGMASEMDTETGNIIKEFKASKKSISSSAFSLDERYLVVAGKKLKILSTDDGDELIVHPDKLGPVKLVSVSDDAKTIITSELGAKHLQVWWCNISAGKFSRGPILSMKHPPFVSECRNVSNQEDSVVVLSVSVSGAAYLWKLKVLSEDEVTPTKVSVKANDNQSAEENHGSAKKNRASVLASRIHGIGDNEVSVLVTHGSVDLPQHTLLDIGYTVKEDANTAHENKTLQQNDCVSEQGPHEIEQVITPKSKKSKKKRAASELDSLTAGDVSDVGNGDTSDVLFNDDLNEPSMGEKLASLNLADQNKDGGREQEDPSVPVIPPSADSVQVLLKQALHADDRALLLECLYTKDVKVISKSIAQLNSSDVLTLLHALISFIQSRGAILVCALPWLRCLILQHASKIMSQESSLLALNSLYQLIESRTSTFQSALLLSSSLDFLYTEVLDKEENDNDTIVPIIYEEEDSDENETGDEMETNEDDERDEVEAFDDLSAGEVDDDMSE; encoded by the exons ATGAAGATGGAAATTCTTAAATCGCTGCCTATCGCAGCTTTCACTCCCGACGGTGATTATCTAGCCATCGTCTCCTCAAATGGAACTCTTAAG ATTTGGAGTACTCGTGATGGGAGTTTACTGGCAGAGTGGAAGGACCTAGatggaaaaaatgattttggttATTCCTGTATGGCATGCTGTTTTCTAGGGAAAAAG CGTAAAAGCAGTTATTGTGTAGTTGCTATTGGTACCAATAGTGGGGATGTGCTGGCTGTGAATGCTTCAAATGGAGAGAAGAAGTGGGTCTCTGCAGGCTGCCATCCTGG TGGAGTTATTGGCCTTTCTTTTGCGAACAAAGGCTGTAGACTGCGTACAGTTGGAAGTAATGGAATGGCCTCTGAGATGGACACTGAAACCGGAAACATTATCAAGGAGTTCAAAGcttcaaaaaaatcaatatcttCTTCAGCCTTTTCACTTG ATGAGAGGTACTTAGTTGTAGCTggtaaaaagttgaaaattttaagcaCAGATGACGGGGATGAGCTTATTGTGCACCCTGATAAATTG GGTCCTGTGAAGCTTGTTTCTGTATCTGATGATgctaaaacaataattacgTCAGAACTTGGAGCCAAACATCTTCAAGTGTGGTGGTGTAATATAAGTGCGGGAAAATTTAGTAGAGGTCCTATTCTGTCCATGAAGCATCCTCCATTTGTCTCTGAATGCAGAAATGTTAGCAATCAAGAAGACAGCGTAGTTGTCTTGTCAGTATCGGTATCAGGTGCAGCTTATTTATGGAAATTAAAGGTACTATCTGAGGACGAGGTTACTCCAACTAAAGTCTCTGTAAAAGCCAATGACAACCAATCAGCTGAGGAAAACCATGGCAGTGCTAAGAAGAATCGAGCTTCTGTCCTTGCTTCCAGAATACATGGTATAGGAGACAATGAAGTATCAGTTCTTGTTACTCATGGCTCCGTGGACCTACCACAGCATACTCTTTTGGATATTGGTTATACCGTGAAGGAAGATGCAAATACTGCACATGAGAATAAAACACTCCAACAAAATGATTGTGTTTCTGAACAAG GTCCTCATGAGATCGAACAAGTGATTACGCCTAAAAgcaagaaaagcaaaaagaaaagagcaGCGTCTGAACTTGATAGTCTGACAGCTGGAGATGTCAGTGATGTTG GCAATGGAGATACTTCTGATGTTCTATTTAATGATGATTTAAATGAGCCATCCATGGGAGAGAAACTTGCGAGTTTGAATTTGGCGGACCAGAACAAGGATGGAGGTCGTGAACAAGAAGATCCTTCCGTCCCTGTAATACCACCAAGTGCAGACTCTGTTCAGGTTTTGCTTAAGCAGGCGCTACATGCAGATGATCGTGCCCTTTTGCTAGAATGCTTATATACCAAGGATGTTAAG gttatttcaaaatcaatagcACAATTAAACTCATCTGATGTTCTCACGCTTTTGCACGCTCTAATATCCTTTATCCAGTCAAG AGGGGCAATTCTTGTATGCGCCCTCCCTTGGCTGAGATGCTTAATTCTCCAACATGCTAGCAAAATCATGTCCCAAGAATCTTCTCTTCTCGCCTTGAACTCTCTATATCAG CTTATTGAATCTAGAACTTCAACTTTCCAATCCGCTCTACTGCTATCAAGTAGCTTAGACTTCCTCTACACAGAG GTCCTTGACAAGGAGGAGAATGATAATGATACCATTGTACCGATTATTTACGAGGAAGAAGATAGTGACGAAAATGAAACGGGCGATGAAATGGAAACcaatgaagatgatgaaaggGATGAAGTAGAAGCCTTTGACGATCTTAGTGCTGGTGAAGTCGATGACGACATGAgtgaatga
- the LOC101203944 gene encoding geranylgeranyl transferase type-2 subunit beta 1 gives MGELATEKHVQYILSVEKKKDDFQSVVMEHLRMNGAYWGLTALDILGKLDTVDADEVVSWVMSCQHESGGFSGNVGHDPHILYTLSAVQVLALFDKLDVLDVDKVTNYVVGLQNEDGSFSGDIWGEVDSRFSYIAILCLSLLHQLDKINVEKAVNFVVSCKNMDGGFGCTPGGESHSGQIFCCVGALALTGSLHHVDKDLLGWWLCERQVKSGGLNGRPEKLPDVCYSWWVLSSLIMIDRVHWISKEKLIKFILDCQDTENGGISDRPDDAVDVYHTYFGIAGLSLLEYPSLKPIDPAYALPVDVVNRIRLGKRHAI, from the exons ATGGGGGAACTGGCAACTGAGAAGCATGTTCAATACATATTATCTGTTGAAAAG AAAAAGGATGATTTTCAATCTGTGGTGATGGAACATCTAAGGATGAATGGTGCATACTGGGGGCTGACTGCACTTGATATTCTAGGAAAGCTCGATACTGTTGATGCTGATGAAGTTGTTTCATGGGTAATGTCATGCCAACACGAGTCAG GTGGTTTTTCTGGCAATGTTGGACATGATCCACACATACTTTACACCCTTAGTGCTGTGCAAGTTTTAGCTCTTTTTGACAAGCTGGATGTTTTAGATGTTGATAAGGTGACAAATT ATGTTGTTGGCCTTCAAAATGAAGATGGCTCCTTTTCCGGGGATATTTGGGGTGAAGTTGATTCAAG ATTCTCATATATTGCAATTTTATGCTTATCGTTGTTACATCAATTGGATAAAATCAATGTTGAGAAGGCTGTGAACTTCGTCGTTAGTTGCAAAAATATGGATGGTGGTTTTGGCTGTACACCTGGTGGAGAGTCACATTCTGGGCAAA TTTTCTGTTGTGTTGGCGCTCTTGCTCTTACGGGGTCTCTTCATCATGTTGACAAGGATCTTCTTGGCTGGTGGTTGTGTGAGCGGCAAGTTAAATCTGGAGGTCTTAATGGTCGCCCTGAAAAACTCCCTGAT GTCTGCTATTCATGGTGGGTTCTTTCTAGCTTGATCATGATTGACAGGGTCCACTGGATTAGTAAGGAAAAACTGATCAAGTTCATCTTAGACTGCCAG GATACCGAAAATGGAGGAATTTCAGATAGACCAGATGATGCTGTTGATGTCTATCACACATACTTTGGAATAGCAG GACTTTCACTTCTTGAATATCCATCGTTGAAACCCATAGATCCAGCATACGCTTTACCAGTCGATGTCGTGAATAGGATTCGTCTTGGGAAAAGGCATGCTATCTAA